In the Flavobacterium acetivorans genome, one interval contains:
- a CDS encoding efflux RND transporter permease subunit, with protein MSLSTLSIKRPVLTIVMNLSIVLFGIIGYTYLGVREFPSIDPAQVSIRTNYTGANSDIIESQITEPLEKAINSIDGIRNITSSSSQGSSSITVEFNLDKDLEEAANDVRDKVSQAIRSLPQDIDAPPVISKADANSDAIISMTVQSDTRNQLELSDYAENVISQRLETIPGVSGVQIWGQKRYAMRLWIDPVKLASYGCTVAEVRAALNQQNVELPSGKLTGNNTELTVKTVGNLATAEEFNNIIIRSEGEKIVRFSDIGNASLGPENTETKMSESGAPLVGVAIVPLPGANYLDISKAFYKQFEALKKDLPKDIKLNIAIDSTIFVKKSVIEVAETLGISIVLVILIIFLFFRDWAIAFRPLIDIPVSLIATFFIMWLFGFSINVLTLLAIVLATGLVVDDGIVVTENIFKKVEEGMSPIEAAIKGSNEIFFAVISISITLAAVFLPVIFLEGFVGSLFREFGIVIGAAVLISAFVSLTLTPMLNAYLMKGGEQKKSKFYIKTEPYFQMLNSNYASSLKQFMNRKWLSFPILIACFGLIFVFYNLLQKETAPYDDRSSLVLRMTAPEGSSYEYTDRFMQEISTLIEDSIPQKKVALVITSPGFGSSSVNSGFIRLSLKEPNERELSQAEIAGKLTNWTKQYPDAKTSVIEQPTIAVNRRGGLPIQYIIQTQNFEKLEEKIPQFMEEAANNPTFSITDVNLKFNKPEINVTIDREKAESLGISVIDIAQTLQLSLSGQRFGYFMKDGKQYQVIGQFDQKDRSKPLDLTSMYVKNNKGDLIQMDNIVSIDEQSKPPQLYHNNRFMSATVSAGLAPGKSINDGIEAMDEIKAKVLDDTFTTDLGGESRDFVESSSNTAFAFGLALLLIFLILAAQFESFIDPFIIILTVPMAVAGALFSLWLFDQTWNIFSQIGTVMLIGLVTKNGILIVEFANQLREQGKPKLEAILEASEARLRPILMTSLAISLGALPIAMSLGAASKSRMGMGVVIVGGTVFSLVLTLYVIPALYFMWSKAKKHHPEFEHINEYEKESI; from the coding sequence ATGAGTTTATCTACCTTAAGCATAAAAAGACCCGTATTGACAATCGTAATGAATTTGTCAATTGTGTTGTTCGGGATCATTGGATACACCTACCTCGGTGTGAGAGAATTTCCCTCGATAGATCCCGCTCAGGTTTCAATTCGAACTAATTATACGGGTGCCAATTCGGATATTATTGAGTCCCAAATTACCGAACCACTGGAGAAAGCAATCAATTCTATTGATGGAATTCGGAACATTACTTCGTCCAGTTCGCAAGGGAGTAGTTCTATTACCGTAGAATTTAATTTGGATAAAGATCTTGAAGAAGCAGCAAATGATGTTCGTGACAAAGTTTCACAAGCCATTCGAAGTCTGCCGCAGGATATTGATGCTCCTCCTGTAATTTCTAAGGCTGATGCCAATAGTGATGCCATCATCTCAATGACGGTTCAAAGTGATACCAGAAACCAATTAGAGCTGAGTGATTATGCCGAAAACGTTATTTCCCAACGACTGGAAACCATTCCCGGAGTAAGCGGTGTCCAAATTTGGGGACAAAAAAGATATGCAATGCGCTTATGGATTGATCCTGTAAAATTAGCTTCATACGGTTGCACTGTGGCAGAAGTAAGAGCCGCATTAAACCAACAAAATGTAGAATTGCCTTCGGGAAAATTGACCGGAAATAATACGGAATTGACTGTAAAAACAGTTGGAAATTTAGCTACAGCCGAGGAATTCAATAATATTATCATTCGTTCCGAAGGAGAAAAAATAGTCCGCTTCAGCGATATTGGCAATGCAAGCCTTGGCCCTGAGAATACCGAAACTAAAATGAGCGAATCAGGAGCGCCGCTTGTGGGTGTTGCCATTGTACCGCTTCCCGGTGCCAATTATTTAGATATTTCTAAGGCTTTTTACAAGCAATTTGAGGCTTTAAAAAAGGACTTACCTAAAGACATCAAATTAAATATAGCCATTGACAGTACTATTTTTGTCAAAAAATCGGTTATAGAAGTGGCTGAAACTTTGGGAATTTCGATCGTTTTGGTTATCCTAATTATCTTTTTGTTTTTTAGAGACTGGGCCATCGCTTTCAGGCCATTAATTGATATTCCGGTATCCTTGATTGCAACATTCTTTATAATGTGGCTTTTTGGTTTTTCAATCAATGTATTAACTTTATTGGCTATTGTTCTGGCAACAGGGCTGGTTGTTGATGACGGAATTGTAGTAACCGAGAATATTTTCAAAAAAGTCGAAGAAGGCATGTCTCCCATTGAGGCAGCCATCAAAGGTTCTAATGAAATCTTTTTTGCGGTAATATCCATTTCGATAACCTTAGCGGCAGTATTTTTACCGGTTATTTTCTTGGAAGGTTTCGTAGGAAGTCTTTTCAGGGAATTTGGTATTGTCATTGGTGCTGCCGTATTGATTTCGGCCTTTGTTTCATTGACTTTAACTCCAATGCTGAATGCCTATTTAATGAAAGGTGGCGAACAAAAAAAATCTAAGTTTTACATCAAAACCGAGCCCTACTTCCAAATGCTAAACAGCAATTATGCCAGTTCATTGAAGCAATTTATGAATCGAAAATGGTTGAGTTTCCCTATTTTGATTGCTTGTTTTGGATTGATTTTTGTTTTTTACAATTTGCTCCAAAAAGAAACCGCTCCTTATGATGACCGAAGTTCTTTAGTTCTCAGAATGACAGCTCCTGAAGGCTCCAGTTACGAATACACCGATCGTTTTATGCAAGAAATCTCTACATTGATAGAAGACTCTATTCCTCAGAAGAAAGTGGCCTTGGTAATTACTTCTCCCGGTTTTGGTTCTTCGTCAGTCAATAGTGGTTTTATCAGACTCTCACTTAAAGAACCCAATGAAAGGGAGCTTTCTCAGGCTGAGATTGCGGGGAAATTGACCAATTGGACCAAACAATATCCCGATGCTAAAACCTCTGTCATAGAGCAGCCGACCATTGCCGTAAACAGACGTGGTGGTTTACCTATACAGTATATCATCCAGACACAAAATTTTGAAAAATTAGAAGAAAAAATTCCACAGTTTATGGAGGAAGCGGCCAATAACCCCACTTTTTCCATTACAGATGTCAACCTGAAGTTTAACAAACCTGAGATCAATGTAACGATAGATCGTGAGAAAGCAGAAAGTCTAGGAATCTCAGTAATCGATATTGCCCAAACTCTGCAGCTTTCTTTAAGCGGACAACGTTTTGGTTATTTCATGAAAGACGGGAAACAGTATCAAGTTATCGGACAATTTGATCAAAAAGACCGTTCTAAACCTTTGGATCTGACTTCGATGTATGTAAAAAATAACAAAGGAGATTTAATTCAAATGGATAATATTGTGAGCATTGATGAACAAAGCAAGCCTCCGCAGCTGTATCACAATAACCGTTTCATGTCGGCCACCGTTTCTGCTGGTCTCGCTCCAGGCAAAAGTATCAATGATGGTATTGAGGCGATGGATGAAATCAAGGCCAAAGTCCTCGATGATACTTTTACAACCGATTTAGGTGGAGAATCCAGAGACTTTGTCGAAAGTAGTTCCAATACCGCTTTTGCTTTTGGTCTGGCCTTATTATTGATCTTTTTGATTCTAGCCGCTCAATTTGAAAGTTTTATTGATCCTTTTATCATTATTCTTACCGTTCCTATGGCAGTAGCTGGAGCCTTATTCTCGCTATGGCTTTTTGACCAGACTTGGAATATTTTCAGCCAAATTGGTACTGTAATGCTCATTGGTCTAGTAACTAAAAACGGAATTCTGATTGTCGAATTTGCAAACCAGCTCCGAGAACAAGGCAAACCAAAGTTAGAAGCTATTTTAGAAGCATCAGAAGCTAGGTTACGACCTATTTTAATGACAAGTCTTGCCATTTCATTAGGAGCCTTACCTATCGCCATGTCACTGGGAGCGGCTTCTAAAAGTAGAATGGGAATGGGAGTTGTAATTGTGGGCGGTACGGTTTTTTCCTTAGTTTTAACTTTGTACGTTATTCCGGCCTTGTATTTTATGTGGTCTAAAGCCAAAAAACACCATCCTGAATTTGAACACATCAATGAATATGAAAAAGAAAGTATATAA
- a CDS encoding efflux RND transporter periplasmic adaptor subunit — protein MKIKYFIYTVLIVGFGAFITYRIIENKSESNEGKDKSAKGKAARVSGIVLKTQNFDNILSLSGSIEANEQVEIRSEVSGIVESINFQEGSLVTKGQLLFKVNDLELRAQLSQANTKESLASENERRAKLLLQKEAISQEEYDVARAEHASTKAQSQLIKAQIAKTAVRAPFSGKIGLRTISVGTYITPAVLVAKLVNIGKLKITFSIPEKYANQIKNNTNLSFSVAGSSEKYTAQVYAIEPAVEISTRTLQLRAIADNKNGKLLPGTFANVELPLDIIQDAIVVPSQAVIPVQNGKKVFISEFGKAKEIMVETATRTDASLLVLSGLKAGDTLITTGVMSLKNEAPVKVTVQ, from the coding sequence ATGAAAATAAAATACTTTATATACACTGTTTTAATTGTTGGTTTCGGTGCTTTTATCACCTATAGAATCATCGAAAATAAAAGTGAGTCTAATGAAGGTAAAGATAAATCAGCCAAAGGCAAGGCTGCCAGAGTTAGCGGAATTGTTTTAAAAACCCAAAATTTTGATAATATTCTCTCACTATCGGGTTCTATTGAAGCCAATGAACAAGTAGAGATTCGGTCTGAAGTTTCTGGAATTGTAGAAAGTATTAATTTTCAAGAAGGTAGTTTGGTTACTAAAGGCCAATTACTTTTTAAGGTAAACGATTTGGAATTGAGAGCGCAGCTGAGTCAAGCCAATACCAAAGAAAGTCTCGCTTCCGAAAATGAAAGACGAGCCAAGCTTTTATTACAAAAAGAAGCCATCAGTCAAGAAGAATATGATGTAGCCAGAGCTGAACATGCTTCAACAAAGGCACAAAGTCAGTTGATTAAAGCCCAGATAGCCAAAACAGCGGTAAGAGCTCCTTTTTCGGGCAAAATAGGATTGCGCACCATTTCGGTGGGAACCTATATAACTCCAGCGGTTTTAGTGGCAAAATTAGTCAATATTGGCAAGCTAAAAATTACTTTTTCTATTCCTGAAAAATATGCCAATCAAATTAAAAACAATACTAATTTAAGTTTTTCAGTTGCCGGTTCCTCTGAAAAGTATACAGCCCAAGTTTATGCCATTGAACCAGCAGTTGAAATTAGCACCCGAACTTTGCAACTGCGTGCTATTGCTGACAACAAAAACGGTAAACTATTGCCGGGAACTTTTGCCAATGTAGAATTGCCTTTAGACATTATTCAAGATGCCATTGTAGTTCCTTCGCAAGCGGTAATTCCGGTTCAAAATGGAAAAAAAGTATTTATTTCTGAATTTGGAAAAGCCAAGGAAATTATGGTCGAAACAGCCACCAGAACAGACGCCTCATTATTAGTATTGTCAGGTCTTAAAGCGGGTGATACGCTTATTACAACTGGAGTAATGTCTTTAAAAAATGAAGCACCGGTAAAGGTAACAGTACAATAG